One Spinacia oleracea cultivar Varoflay chromosome 4, BTI_SOV_V1, whole genome shotgun sequence DNA segment encodes these proteins:
- the LOC130459080 gene encoding basic blue protein yields MAQGIVSAKLVLLLVVGILYLLTITKPAYATVFTVGDAKGWTFNVKNWPEGKSFKAGDVLAFNYDKERHNVVVVSKEGYDKCYEPTPSKVYQTGNEKISLASGPNYFICSFPAHCHNGVKIAVNAS; encoded by the exons ATGGCTCAGGGAATTGTCAGTGCAAAACTAGTTTTATTGCTTGTAGTTGGCATATTGTACCTTTTAACTATTACCAAGCCTGCTTATGCAACCGTTTTCACCGTAGGAGACGCTAAGGGTTGGACCTTTAATGTCAAAAATTGGCCTGAGGGAAAATCCTTCAAAGCTGGTGATGTTTTAG CATTTAATTATGATAAGGAAAGGCACAATGTGGTAGTGGTGAGTAAGGAAGGTTATGATAAATGCTATGAACCAACCCCATCAAAAGTTTACCAAACTGGAAATGAAAAAATCAGCTTGGCCTCAGGTCCAAACTATTTCATCTGCTCTTTCCCTGCCCACTGCCACAACGGGGTCAAGATCGCTGTTAATGCATCATAA
- the LOC110792127 gene encoding uncharacterized protein, whose product MDWTAVHRLWDKWAPDNVGSGQPLKAALLVNYDPTGPSRLLSTIAEQEGFRADPVELSQFVNFVKRNNLQTETFLLGPNEYLVTSIHENWFHARCMNTSKPSGEGVVVMQTAAFLLVAIYEGSIGSASCAVTAADQFANQLCRKSL is encoded by the exons ATGGATTGGACTGCTGTTCATAGATTGTGGGATAAATGGGCACCCGACAATGTTGGCTCAG GACAACCTTTGAAGGCAGCATTACTTGTCAATTATGATCCTACAGGACCCTCACGCCTCTTATCAACCAT AGCAGAGCAAGAAGGATTTAGAGCAGATCCTGTTGAATTAAGTCAGTTTGTAAACTTTGTAAAACGCAACAACCTGCAGACTGAGACCTTCCTCCTTGGGCCAAATGAAT ACTTGGTAACTTCAATTCATGAGAATTGGTTTCATGCAAGGTGTATGAACACATCAAAGCCCTCAGGTGAAGGTGTTGTGGTGATGCAAACAGCAGCATTTCTCTTGGTAGCCAT ATACGAAGGGTCGATAGGATCTGCATCATGCGCTGTGACTGCTGCTGATCAGTTTGCAAATCAGTTATGTCGAAAGAGCCTTTGA